In one window of Cytophagaceae bacterium ABcell3 DNA:
- a CDS encoding outer membrane beta-barrel protein yields MLFRNSLFIILTFISLHVTAQTHLEGVVVDESFDFPLTGAWVKLISLPDSTKKATYTDDEGSFSFKSVKPGVYALQITSLGYYELNKKVEVSKEPLLLDTLKMQGEDLLLDEINIEGEIPPVTQNGDTSQFNAESFKVNPDANVEDLIKKMPGVVMENGKLKVQGEDVKMIFVDGKPFFGDDPSVVLKNLPADAVSKIQVYDRQSEQAQFTGFDDGETSKTINIITKPDMRNGKFGRVYGGYGTDSRYKAGGNINAFNGDQRISVIGQTNNINIQNFSSEDLEGIGGEGGNRRRGRRRQGAGSDISDFQIGTQDGIAQTSALGINYSDKWGKKTEVTGSYFFNRSNIVTDHRLNRSYVLSDSIQRYRENSLSLTRNIDHRLNFRIEHKIDSMNSFLILPRVTLHQNDGNSELNGENRLNGIMLNETGNIFNTDLMGYNLANDILYKRRFSKEGRTLSMNLHTGYNRNHGENFLNAGNIFYHNGLIADTIDQYAELITNGANISATTAYTEPLGKNGQLKLDHRFTWQDNISDRRTFQYSLPEMGYTVIDTALSNIFNSNYVSQRVGGGYRYQKDKLRFNIKLRYEWAQLNGEREFPNPGTFTRNFSNLLPSAMLRYDFSKTKNLRVFYRTYTRVPNVEQLQNVIHNNNPLKLYSGNADLVQEYRNRIFVRYSASQPEKGANFFTYVSGTFINNFISNSTYIAGQDTMLAEGILLQRGAQLTRPVNLDGYYSLHSFSSYSFPVKVIKSNLGLNFRAGHTRRPGLINNLLNYSYNNNFGLGFTLGSNISQNLDFTIASNTNFNFVENTLRSDLNTSFISQSTQFSFNWIFWKGLVCRTTINHQLYSGLAEGFNQSFFLWNMSIGKKIFNNQRGEVTLSVYDLLGQNNNIQRVVTEAYVEDVMTNVLQRYIMLNFTYNLRSFKSMAQQLPEEN; encoded by the coding sequence ATGCTTTTCAGAAATTCGCTTTTTATCATTCTTACTTTTATAAGTCTACACGTAACAGCGCAAACCCACCTAGAAGGAGTTGTAGTAGACGAATCATTTGATTTTCCGCTTACGGGAGCATGGGTGAAATTAATTAGCCTGCCTGACTCGACAAAAAAAGCTACTTACACTGATGACGAAGGCAGTTTTTCTTTCAAATCAGTAAAACCAGGTGTATACGCTTTACAAATAACATCATTAGGTTACTATGAACTCAATAAGAAAGTTGAGGTAAGCAAGGAGCCGTTGCTTCTAGACACCCTAAAAATGCAAGGAGAAGACTTATTGCTTGATGAAATTAATATAGAAGGCGAAATCCCCCCTGTGACCCAAAATGGCGACACAAGCCAGTTTAACGCAGAATCCTTCAAAGTAAATCCAGATGCCAACGTAGAAGATCTGATAAAAAAAATGCCGGGAGTGGTAATGGAAAATGGAAAGCTTAAAGTACAAGGCGAAGATGTCAAAATGATTTTTGTTGACGGAAAACCGTTCTTTGGAGACGATCCGAGTGTAGTCTTAAAGAACCTTCCAGCAGATGCCGTATCTAAAATTCAGGTATATGACCGCCAAAGTGAACAAGCACAGTTCACAGGATTCGACGATGGGGAAACTTCCAAAACAATTAATATTATCACCAAGCCAGACATGCGAAACGGGAAATTTGGTCGTGTATACGGAGGGTATGGCACCGATTCCAGGTATAAGGCAGGAGGAAACATAAATGCCTTTAATGGTGACCAAAGAATCTCTGTTATTGGACAAACCAACAACATAAACATTCAGAACTTTTCTTCCGAGGATTTAGAAGGTATTGGAGGTGAAGGCGGCAACCGAAGAAGGGGAAGACGCAGGCAAGGTGCAGGGTCTGATATCAGCGATTTTCAGATTGGCACTCAAGATGGCATAGCTCAAACCAGTGCTTTAGGGATTAATTATTCAGACAAGTGGGGCAAAAAAACTGAAGTTACCGGAAGCTACTTTTTCAACAGAAGCAATATCGTCACCGACCACCGACTAAACAGATCGTATGTCCTTTCGGACTCTATTCAACGCTACAGGGAAAACAGCCTCTCTTTAACAAGAAATATAGACCACAGGTTAAATTTTCGGATTGAACATAAAATAGACTCCATGAACTCTTTTTTAATTCTTCCGAGGGTAACCTTGCATCAGAATGACGGAAACTCAGAGCTTAATGGTGAGAACCGGCTCAATGGCATAATGCTCAACGAAACAGGCAATATTTTCAATACCGATTTAATGGGCTATAACCTTGCCAATGATATTCTTTACAAACGACGGTTCTCTAAAGAAGGTAGAACCCTCTCTATGAACTTGCACACAGGCTATAACAGAAACCATGGAGAAAATTTCCTGAATGCAGGGAACATCTTTTACCATAATGGGCTTATCGCCGACACTATAGACCAATATGCAGAACTAATTACCAATGGCGCCAATATCTCAGCTACAACGGCTTATACTGAACCTTTAGGAAAAAACGGACAACTCAAGCTTGACCACAGGTTTACCTGGCAAGACAATATTTCCGACAGGCGTACCTTTCAGTATTCACTTCCTGAAATGGGATACACTGTCATAGATACAGCATTATCCAATATTTTCAACAGCAATTATGTTTCCCAAAGAGTAGGGGGCGGATACCGGTACCAGAAAGACAAGCTCCGTTTCAACATAAAGCTTCGCTACGAATGGGCACAGTTAAACGGAGAAAGGGAGTTTCCCAATCCTGGCACATTCACGAGAAACTTCTCAAACCTATTACCATCGGCCATGCTCCGTTATGACTTTAGTAAAACAAAAAACCTTAGAGTGTTTTACCGGACATACACCCGTGTGCCTAATGTGGAACAGCTACAAAATGTAATTCATAACAATAACCCATTAAAGTTATACAGTGGAAACGCAGACCTTGTCCAAGAATACAGAAACAGGATATTTGTCAGATATTCTGCGTCACAACCAGAGAAGGGAGCTAACTTCTTCACTTATGTTAGTGGCACGTTTATCAACAATTTTATTTCAAACAGCACCTATATTGCAGGCCAAGACACCATGCTGGCTGAAGGTATACTTTTGCAAAGAGGTGCACAGTTAACAAGACCTGTAAACTTGGACGGGTACTATAGTTTACATTCATTTTCTAGTTACAGCTTCCCTGTAAAAGTAATTAAGTCAAACTTAGGCTTAAACTTCAGGGCAGGCCATACTCGAAGACCAGGGCTAATCAACAACCTCTTAAACTATTCATACAACAATAACTTTGGCTTAGGATTTACATTAGGCAGTAACATCAGCCAGAATTTAGACTTTACGATCGCATCTAACACAAATTTCAATTTTGTAGAAAATACGCTAAGATCCGATCTAAACACAAGTTTTATTAGCCAAAGCACCCAGTTTTCCTTTAACTGGATTTTCTGGAAAGGTTTGGTATGCAGAACGACCATAAACCATCAGCTCTACTCAGGATTAGCAGAAGGTTTCAATCAAAGTTTTTTCCTTTGGAATATGAGTATCGGAAAAAAAATCTTCAACAATCAACGTGGAGAAGTAACTTTATCCGTTTATGATTTATTAGGGCAAAACAATAATATTCAAAGGGTAGTTACAGAAGCTTATGTAGAAGATGTAATGACCAATGTACTTCAGCGTTATATCATGTTGAATTTTACATATAATTTAAGATCTTTTAAAAGCATGGCACAACAATTGCCTGAGGAAAACTAA
- a CDS encoding Spy/CpxP family protein refolding chaperone, which yields MQTVKFLKIAVVLLLIINIATLTYMFYLSDRPTHERIRRPHTMLIERLNMTEDQQEKYEQLRSEYRQELRTLRIEKMKARKQTFLLLQDTQPDTMKAQNLTREAADIQQQMELITFNHFKNIKNFLTEEQKEQFNEFVGEMSERFTRSHRRGRGHRHHSEE from the coding sequence ATGCAAACAGTAAAGTTCTTAAAAATTGCTGTTGTACTGTTGTTAATAATCAACATAGCAACACTAACCTACATGTTTTATTTATCAGACAGACCAACGCATGAGAGAATAAGGCGACCACATACTATGCTAATAGAAAGGTTAAATATGACCGAAGACCAACAAGAAAAATATGAGCAACTAAGGTCAGAGTACCGTCAGGAGCTACGTACATTGAGAATAGAAAAGATGAAGGCCCGTAAACAAACTTTTCTTCTTCTACAAGACACCCAACCAGACACCATGAAGGCCCAAAACCTAACTCGGGAAGCCGCAGATATACAACAGCAAATGGAATTAATAACTTTTAATCATTTTAAAAACATAAAAAACTTTTTGACTGAAGAGCAAAAAGAACAGTTCAACGAGTTCGTAGGCGAAATGTCAGAGCGGTTTACCAGAAGCCACCGCAGAGGAAGAGGCCACAGACACCATTCAGAAGAATAG
- a CDS encoding RNA polymerase sigma factor translates to MALSEEILKEIYELHKAQVYNTALGMVQNVSDAEEITQDVFVDVFFNIQKFEGKSALRTWIYRITVNKSLDHLKSNKRKKRFAWLTSLFDPESGKVLHEQADFSHPGVKLENQENSAILFTEINKLPENQKTAFILSQMEGLSGKEISKIMEVSESAVESLLVRAKKNLRKWLGDFYNSYKS, encoded by the coding sequence GTGGCACTTTCCGAAGAAATTCTGAAGGAAATTTATGAATTGCACAAAGCACAAGTGTACAATACCGCTTTGGGCATGGTACAAAATGTATCTGACGCTGAAGAAATCACGCAAGATGTATTTGTCGATGTATTTTTTAATATTCAGAAATTTGAAGGAAAGTCTGCATTGAGAACTTGGATCTATAGAATTACAGTAAACAAATCGCTGGACCACCTTAAAAGCAACAAACGAAAAAAACGCTTTGCCTGGCTTACTTCCTTATTTGATCCAGAATCAGGCAAAGTGCTTCACGAGCAGGCCGACTTTTCGCACCCAGGAGTTAAGCTCGAGAATCAAGAAAATTCAGCAATCTTATTTACCGAAATTAATAAACTGCCAGAAAATCAAAAGACAGCATTCATTCTTTCTCAAATGGAAGGGCTTAGTGGTAAAGAAATAAGTAAAATCATGGAAGTGTCAGAGTCTGCGGTAGAATCCCTTCTAGTCCGTGCGAAGAAAAATTTAAGAAAATGGTTGGGCGACTTTTACAACAGCTATAAATCATAA